In Thermorudis peleae, a genomic segment contains:
- a CDS encoding chloride channel protein, with amino-acid sequence MRQTEWRSWISQFLHRLGYPEDGSVLGDFTTTWRIVPISLLALVVGGVGACVAWVLLRLIGFFTNLFFFLRLSTKLVTPSDAVLGPWIVIVPVIGGLIIGLMARYGSERIRGHGIPEAIEAILINGSRIQPRVAILKPISSAISIGSGGPFGAEGPIIMTGGAFGSLIAQSFRLSSAERRTLLVAGAAAGMTGVFGTPVAAVLLAVELLLFEWKPRSFVPVALAAVVAEMVRTWILGVPPLFPTPPHSDCTALVCLGGVVVTGVLGGALAALLTAAVYGAEDAFRALPIHWMWWPLFGGLVIGIGGLIFPPALGVGYDVIGQLINGNYTLRLLLGILLVKSTIWAIALGSGTSGGILAPLLMMGGALGGLESLVFPAEGAGFWPIIAMGAALGGTMRSPFTSVVFVLELTHDVHLLLPLLLGATIAHGFTVLTLRRSILTEKVARRGYHLSREYAVDPLEIVFVREVMRRNIVVLPANAPVADLARRITEEPQPRGQHLFPVLDEHGSLIGVVTRNDVLTAARSLPRDGQEPATISAIIRTNPVVAYPDEPLRVVVYRMAETGLTRFPVVRRDNPKQVEGMVSLTDVLVGRARILEAERRRERFIGGRLVFPRGQGRRLSQPTSESVISVQLPPANEEKGATVSSARE; translated from the coding sequence ATGCGCCAAACAGAATGGCGAAGCTGGATAAGCCAGTTCCTGCATCGTCTTGGCTATCCGGAAGATGGAAGCGTTCTTGGGGATTTCACGACAACATGGCGCATTGTGCCAATTTCGCTCCTTGCGCTTGTGGTTGGGGGCGTCGGTGCATGTGTGGCTTGGGTGCTCTTACGCCTGATTGGCTTCTTTACAAACCTCTTTTTCTTTCTTCGTTTGAGTACCAAGCTTGTGACGCCAAGCGATGCTGTACTGGGGCCGTGGATTGTGATTGTGCCAGTCATCGGAGGGCTGATTATTGGACTCATGGCTCGGTATGGCTCCGAGCGCATTCGCGGTCATGGTATCCCCGAGGCAATTGAAGCAATTTTGATCAATGGAAGTCGCATTCAGCCCCGAGTAGCGATCCTGAAGCCAATCTCATCAGCGATTTCGATTGGCTCAGGTGGACCATTTGGTGCCGAGGGGCCGATCATCATGACAGGCGGAGCATTTGGTTCGTTGATTGCGCAAAGCTTCCGCTTGTCCAGTGCTGAGCGGCGGACGCTGCTCGTAGCCGGGGCAGCCGCTGGCATGACCGGAGTATTTGGTACACCCGTTGCGGCAGTATTGCTGGCGGTCGAACTGTTGCTGTTCGAATGGAAGCCGCGTAGTTTTGTGCCGGTAGCCCTCGCGGCTGTTGTGGCGGAAATGGTGCGTACCTGGATCCTCGGTGTTCCTCCGCTCTTCCCAACGCCGCCCCATAGCGACTGTACAGCATTGGTGTGTCTCGGCGGGGTAGTAGTAACTGGTGTGCTTGGTGGCGCGTTGGCTGCACTATTAACAGCGGCAGTCTATGGAGCTGAAGATGCATTCCGCGCGTTGCCGATTCACTGGATGTGGTGGCCACTGTTCGGAGGTTTAGTAATTGGCATTGGTGGCCTTATCTTCCCGCCTGCGCTTGGCGTCGGCTATGACGTGATCGGCCAGTTGATCAACGGCAACTATACGCTTCGTCTTCTCCTTGGCATTCTCTTGGTCAAGTCAACAATATGGGCAATTGCGCTCGGTTCTGGTACATCCGGGGGCATTCTTGCCCCTCTCCTGATGATGGGTGGTGCGCTGGGCGGACTTGAATCGCTGGTATTTCCTGCGGAAGGAGCTGGATTTTGGCCTATTATCGCAATGGGGGCAGCTCTCGGCGGCACGATGCGCTCGCCATTCACTTCGGTCGTCTTTGTCCTCGAGCTCACCCATGATGTCCATCTGCTCCTACCACTTCTCCTTGGCGCAACAATTGCGCATGGATTCACCGTTCTTACGCTCCGCCGCTCGATTTTGACTGAAAAGGTAGCGCGTCGTGGCTATCATCTCAGCCGAGAGTACGCGGTCGATCCGCTCGAAATTGTTTTCGTCCGTGAGGTTATGCGCCGCAATATCGTTGTCTTGCCCGCCAATGCTCCTGTGGCAGATCTTGCACGGCGCATCACAGAAGAACCACAACCTCGTGGCCAACACCTTTTCCCGGTACTTGATGAGCATGGTTCCTTGATTGGCGTGGTTACTCGGAATGATGTACTGACTGCGGCACGATCATTGCCACGTGACGGCCAGGAACCAGCAACAATTTCCGCAATCATTCGAACTAATCCGGTTGTGGCCTATCCTGATGAGCCATTGCGGGTAGTGGTGTATCGTATGGCTGAGACAGGATTAACGCGTTTCCCAGTGGTACGGCGTGACAATCCTAAGCAGGTAGAGGGAATGGTGAGTCTAACCGATGTGCTTGTTGGCCGTGCTCGTATCCTCGAAGCTGAACGCCGCCGTGAGCGCTTTATCGGCGGGCGTCTCGTGTTCCCGCGCGGCCAAGGGCGGCGCCTATCTCAGCCCACCAGCGAGTCTGTGATATCAGTGCAACTGCCACCCGCGAACGAGGAAAAAGGCGCTACCGTATCGAGCGCGCGCGAATAG